The Spirosoma sp. SC4-14 DNA window TCCCCAGGTCAGACGTAGTTTACCAAAGCTAAGTACTGGGCTGGTTTCCAGGCTTTTCAGTTTTGAGAACTGCCAGGCGAGCGCTGCCGACGGGAAGAAAAAGCTACTGTTGGTTTTGGAGCCAAACGTCGAGGCACTTTCGCTCCGGCCTGTCAAGGTCAGGAAGAGCATATTATAGGCCTGTACTTCGGCCTGCGCATAATAGGCATACGTCCGAATCAGCGAGTTGTAATTGCTGGCCGTGAGGTTCGAGTTCAGCGCATTGGTCAGAATGTCGGGAGCCGATGGAACAATGAGGTTCGTAATAGCATCGCTCAGCAAGGCTTTCCGGCGGCTGTTGTAGTTGACCCCAACCAGCACCGAGCCTCCAAAGTTATTGCTGAAGGTTTTGGTTGCATTGGCGAAAACATCGGTGTTGAACTGCTTTTCCTGAATCCAGTTTTTCGATAGGAAACCACCCAGGTAAGAGCCTGAGTTTCGCGCAAATCGCTCCAGACGGCTATCAACGAAGTTGTCAATACCCGTACGGCCCGTAATGGCAAGCCACGAAAGGGGAGTAATGTTTAATTCGACGTTGCCCATGATGCGGTCAACATCGGTGGTATTTTTGTTATTGTTGATGTTCCAGATCGGGTTTGAGTAAATCGTACTCTGGTCTACGCCCAGTGGATTCCGGAACGATACGTGCGCATCCTTGAAAACCTGGCCGGCTGGATTGGTATACGTACCGGTATAATAATCGTTGTTAAAATCGCCCGGTGTTCGTAGGGCATCAAGCAAAATACCGTCGAGGTTGTCGCCCTGCTGCACCCGCGACGAATAGGTTTTGGTATACCCTACACTGGCCGAGGCCCGGAACCACTCGGTAAACTGGCTGGCAACATTGACCCGTGCCGTGTTGCGGTTGTAGTTACTGAATTTCTTAACAACCCCTTCCTGATTCAGATTCGAATAGCTGATCATGAAGTTACTCCGGGCATTTCCACCACTAATATTAATGCTGTTATCGACAAAATGCCCGGTCTGAAAGGGATCTTTCGTATGATCGTAGACTTCTTTTGAATTTTTTCCACCGTGCGGGTTTGCTGCCGTACCATTGGCAATAGCATAACGCTTGGTGCCGTCCGGGAATGTGATATATCCTTTATAGCCAGCTGCGGTGGGGTCTGTTATAAACGCATCTTCACCACCCGATCGGTCGGCAATCAGATCGCCAAATGTTGTACGGTTGCCCTGCATATATACACCGCCCGATCCTTGTCCGTAGTTGGTTTGCAACTGGTGCATTTTGTTGACCTTGTCGAACGATACCGTCGATTTGAACGAAATATTAACTTTGCCTTTGGTATCCTTCCCTTTTTTGGTGGTGATAATAATTACACCGTTGGCGGCTCGTGTTCCCCACAAAGCTGCGGCCGAAGCCCCTTTCAGGACTTCCATACTTTCAATGTCTTCGGGATTGATGTCGTTGATGCGTGATTGTTGCACAATACCGTTACCGGCTGCCGTACCGGTGTTGTCGCTGGAGTTACTAACCGGAATACCATCAACAATAAACAGCGGCTGCGCATTACCATTGATGGTGTTCTGGCCACGAATCTGAATATAAGCACCAGCGCCCGGATCGCCCCCATTACGGGTGATCAATACGCCAGAGGCTTTACCACTTAACCCCGTCAGTAGGCTGGTTTCGCCCGATTTGGCGATGTTCTTCCCCTCTACTGTCGAAACCGAGGAAGCAAATTTGTCGCGTTCTTCCTTAATCCCAAGTGCTGTCACAATTACTTCGCCCAGTTGTTTGGTATCACTCTTGAGCGTCACGTCGATGGTGTTTCGTGTGCCGATTGCTTCTTCGACCGTTTCCATACCTACCGCCGAGATAATTAATGCATTTCCAGAAGGCGGAACCGTTAGCGAATATTGCCCTTTAGCATCCGTTACCGTCCCAATCGTAGTACCTTTTACCACAATTGTAGCGCCCGCAAACGGAACGCTCCCTTCATCGACAACAACTGTGCCGCTTATCTTTCGGCCTTGTGCGTACACGAACGCATAACTTGAGCTTACGAGTAGTAAGCTAAGCAGTAGTAATTTTTTCATGAAGTAGTTTGATTAAGAAAACGTGGTATTTACTCTACAAAACTATTTTAACGTTGCACAAATCAAAATAAAATTCTAATTATTTTGATTATAGAAGAATATTATATTACATATACAATAAAATAAGGAATATATTACATTTTAATTCTGTTTTAATCTTGTTCCTGTTCTTCGGGTGAATAAGTATTTTTCCTGTTGGTTCTGGTAGCCTTATGGTTGGGTAGAATCGTTATAATTGGATGCTAATCTTCTTTTCATTTTCATTGAAGTCACAAACCATTTATACAATGAGAATACATACGGTGAGCATTCTGCTTTTCTGGCTTTCCATGGCATTTGCGAATGCTCAGCAATCTATTTCACTGATTCCGCAACCGGTCGATCTGCAACCGCAACAGGGTGTTTTCACGCTCGGCCGATCGGCTTCAATCGGGTTCACTAAACCGCAGGGTAAAACTGTGGCCGATATGCTGGCTCAAAAGCTAAGTAGGGCAACGGGTTTTTCGATAAAGTCGAAGGCTGCCACGAAGGCTGATATTTTGCTGGCGTTGACCGATACGCCTAATCCAAAACTAGGGAAAGAAGGGTATACGCTCAATGCATCGTCGAAAGGAGTGGTTATTTCGGCCAATGAACCCGCCGGACTCTTCTATGGTATGCATTCGCTGCTTCAGCTATTGCCAAAAGAAGTAGAAGGAAAAACGGTTGCGAAAATTGCCTGGACTGTCCCGGCGGTTCAGATCACGGACTATCCGCGATTTGGCTGGCGTGGCGTTATGCTCGATGTGAGCCGTCATTTTTTTTCGAAAGAAGATGTCAAAGCCTATATCGACCAACTGGCCCGGTTCAAATTCAACACGTTTCATTGGCACCTGACCGATGATAACGGCTGGCGGATTGAGATTAAATCGTTGCCTAAACTGACCGAAGTAGGAGCCTGGCGTGTGCAACGGGCTGGCCATTTTGGCAATAGAGCCGAGCCTAAACCGGGCGAAGCGGCCACCTATGGGGGCTTTTATACGCAGGACGATATTAAAGAGATCATCCAGTTCGCTCAGGACCGTAACATAACCATTATTCCCGAGATTGATGTGCCAGGGCATAGTATGGCAGCATTGGCGGCCTATCCAGAGCTGAGTTGTACGAAAACTCCCGTATTCGTGAATCCGGGAACAGCATTTTCGGAATGGTATGGCAACGGTACATTTAAAATGCTGGTCGAAAACACGCTGAATCCGTCGGATGAAAAAGTCTACGACTTTCTGGATAAAGTGTTTACTGAAGTGGCCGCTCTTTTCCCGACTCCCTATATTCATGTTGGGGGCGATGAATGTTACAAAGGCTATTGGGCGCAGGACCCCGGCTGTCAGGCACTGATGAAGCAACTCAACATTCGGCATGTTGAAGATTTGCAGGGCTACTTCATGAACCGGGTCGAGAAAATTCTGAAAGCAAAGGGTAAAAAACTACTGGGATGGGATGAAATTCTGGAAGGTGGTATTTCGCCCGACGCAACCGTAATGAGCTGGCGTGGCATAAAAGGCGGTATAGAAGCGGCTCAGATGGGGCACGATGTGGTGATGACACCGACCACATTTGCCTATCTCGATTACCAGCAAAGTGATGCCGATCCGACAATCTATGCCAATCTGCGTACTAAAAAGAGTTATAGTTTTGAACCCGTACCCGATGGCGTCGATGCCAAATACATTCTGGGCGGGCAGGGTAATCTCTGGACCGAGCAGATTCCTACGCTGCGTTATGCCGAATACATGACCTACCCGCGTGCCTGGGCACTTGCTGAGGTATACTGGTCGCCGAAAGAAACCAAAAGTTGGGAGTCGTTTGTGCCACGCATGGAAGCGCACTTCGACCGGGCCGATGTGGCGCAGATCAACTATTCTCGATCGGTATATGACGCAATCATTAAAACGAGTATGCGGAATGGTAAACTGGTGCTGGAACTTGCCGGTGAAGTGCCAGGACTGGATATTTTCTATAGTATCGACGATACCATGCCCGACAATTTTTCGGCACGCTATAGCGAACCGGTCGAATTGCCCGATGGGCCCATAACGCTACGGGTCATTACCTATCGCGCTGGCAAGCCAATTGGTCATTTGCTGGTGCTATCGCGCGATGCTCTACAGCGTCGGGCTGGTCGGTAACAGGTAGTGGTCAATGGTCCTTAGTCAATGGTCATTGGATACTAAGTCCATTATCCAATGACCATTGACTAAGGACCACTACAACGTCAGTCGTTGCTTGTCTTTTAACAATACAGCTTCCAGTTTTTCGTATGGCAGCTTTTGCGGAGAAACCTTGTTTTCGATAGCCAATACCGCTGCGGTGGCTGCCGATTGACCCAAAATCATGAACACAGGTTCCATGCGTATAGACCCAAAGGCGATGTGCGAACTGGATACGCAGACGGGTACAAGCACATTGTTGCATTCACTTTCTTTGGGCAGAATCGATCCGTAGGCAATCGAATAGGGTTTGTCGGGGTGAACGCCAATGTCGCCTTCGTTCTGTACATAGCCGTCTTTCTTCACATAACGCTGGGCATTATGCGCATCGAGCGAGTAAGAACCCATCCCAATTGGTTTCGGAACGCTCGTTCGTCCCAGAACGTCTTCTTCTGTCATAACAAATTGCCCAAGCATTCGGCGGGCTTCCCGAATGTAGAGCTGCCGGGGCCAGTTTCCATTTTCGGTGAATTCGTCTTTTGCCAGCCCCCACTGCTTCATTTTTGACTGCACATCTTCGGGCACGCGTGGGTCATTAGACAAAAAATACATCAGCCCTTTCTGATAAAGTTCATGATCGTTGATGATCTGTTTCCGGCGCTCGTAGGAGGCTTCCGGGTAATCGTAATTTTTACCGATATAATCCGTACTGAACGGGCCGTGATTGTTGGTATCGGTTTTCCGGTTCGGAATCGGGTCGAACTTATCGAACGTTTCGCGCCAGCCAGTGGCAAAAACGCGGGCTAACAGTTCGTAGCGATCGGGGTTATAGCCTTCCGGTTTCGGAAACGGCACCCGGTTGTCGGGATGATTGCTCAGGCACATCCGAAAACAGTAGGCTTGTATTTTATTGTCGCCCGAACCTTTCTCGCCGGGCGGATTGGGCGATACTTCGGGGAGCAATCCACTCT harbors:
- a CDS encoding family 20 glycosylhydrolase, which translates into the protein MRIHTVSILLFWLSMAFANAQQSISLIPQPVDLQPQQGVFTLGRSASIGFTKPQGKTVADMLAQKLSRATGFSIKSKAATKADILLALTDTPNPKLGKEGYTLNASSKGVVISANEPAGLFYGMHSLLQLLPKEVEGKTVAKIAWTVPAVQITDYPRFGWRGVMLDVSRHFFSKEDVKAYIDQLARFKFNTFHWHLTDDNGWRIEIKSLPKLTEVGAWRVQRAGHFGNRAEPKPGEAATYGGFYTQDDIKEIIQFAQDRNITIIPEIDVPGHSMAALAAYPELSCTKTPVFVNPGTAFSEWYGNGTFKMLVENTLNPSDEKVYDFLDKVFTEVAALFPTPYIHVGGDECYKGYWAQDPGCQALMKQLNIRHVEDLQGYFMNRVEKILKAKGKKLLGWDEILEGGISPDATVMSWRGIKGGIEAAQMGHDVVMTPTTFAYLDYQQSDADPTIYANLRTKKSYSFEPVPDGVDAKYILGGQGNLWTEQIPTLRYAEYMTYPRAWALAEVYWSPKETKSWESFVPRMEAHFDRADVAQINYSRSVYDAIIKTSMRNGKLVLELAGEVPGLDIFYSIDDTMPDNFSARYSEPVELPDGPITLRVITYRAGKPIGHLLVLSRDALQRRAGR
- a CDS encoding SusC/RagA family TonB-linked outer membrane protein; translated protein: MKKLLLLSLLLVSSSYAFVYAQGRKISGTVVVDEGSVPFAGATIVVKGTTIGTVTDAKGQYSLTVPPSGNALIISAVGMETVEEAIGTRNTIDVTLKSDTKQLGEVIVTALGIKEERDKFASSVSTVEGKNIAKSGETSLLTGLSGKASGVLITRNGGDPGAGAYIQIRGQNTINGNAQPLFIVDGIPVSNSSDNTGTAAGNGIVQQSRINDINPEDIESMEVLKGASAAALWGTRAANGVIIITTKKGKDTKGKVNISFKSTVSFDKVNKMHQLQTNYGQGSGGVYMQGNRTTFGDLIADRSGGEDAFITDPTAAGYKGYITFPDGTKRYAIANGTAANPHGGKNSKEVYDHTKDPFQTGHFVDNSINISGGNARSNFMISYSNLNQEGVVKKFSNYNRNTARVNVASQFTEWFRASASVGYTKTYSSRVQQGDNLDGILLDALRTPGDFNNDYYTGTYTNPAGQVFKDAHVSFRNPLGVDQSTIYSNPIWNINNNKNTTDVDRIMGNVELNITPLSWLAITGRTGIDNFVDSRLERFARNSGSYLGGFLSKNWIQEKQFNTDVFANATKTFSNNFGGSVLVGVNYNSRRKALLSDAITNLIVPSAPDILTNALNSNLTASNYNSLIRTYAYYAQAEVQAYNMLFLTLTGRSESASTFGSKTNSSFFFPSAALAWQFSKLKSLETSPVLSFGKLRLTWGQVGIQPQPYQNFTTFSPAAYSDSYAGGLSSASALYAGGYTRSSTAGNDYLRPERKTESEIGVDLRFLNNRISFSGTAYSNSTKDVILSLNVPVETGYSVRNVNAAELSNKGLEFEAGADLLTIADFKWNLSANFSMNRNKVVSLAGAESQTLSDSYQENASLIAGQPFGVFYSTDFLKNESGKYILDANGFPQGGTSNEIIGNPNPKWRGGLGSTFSYKGLSLYVLFDRVAGNDFYNGTRGALYTFGVHADQGGTAVAPAGGLKDVNGNLLPEGTKFQGQIKDFGAGPVALNQAWYQGRGTSFNSASYKQFIEDGSVSRLREITLSYSLRSEKFRRLTHLSNVDFSLTGRNLVLWTNYTGTDPEVNITGAGLSRGQDWFTNPNTKSILFSLKITY
- a CDS encoding FAD-dependent oxidoreductase translates to MNKPSFAILLLSLIILLPGYTVVKTNPAIVRKADVIVYGGTSAAVIAAVQVQKMGKSVIIVSPDTHLGGLSSGGLGFTDTGNKEVIGGLSREFYQRLYQHYQKPGSWKWQKQEEYGNKGQGTPAIDGNARTMWIFEPHAAEAVFEDFIKEYHIPIYRDEWLDRSKKGLTKSNGTVRSIRTLKGTVYEGKMFIDATYEGDLMAAAGINYHVGREANSVYGEKWNGVETDVFQHGHYFKSNVSPYVVPDDPKSGLLPEVSPNPPGEKGSGDNKIQAYCFRMCLSNHPDNRVPFPKPEGYNPDRYELLARVFATGWRETFDKFDPIPNRKTDTNNHGPFSTDYIGKNYDYPEASYERRKQIINDHELYQKGLMYFLSNDPRVPEDVQSKMKQWGLAKDEFTENGNWPRQLYIREARRMLGQFVMTEEDVLGRTSVPKPIGMGSYSLDAHNAQRYVKKDGYVQNEGDIGVHPDKPYSIAYGSILPKESECNNVLVPVCVSSSHIAFGSIRMEPVFMILGQSAATAAVLAIENKVSPQKLPYEKLEAVLLKDKQRLTL